Proteins encoded by one window of Culicoides brevitarsis isolate CSIRO-B50_1 chromosome 2, AGI_CSIRO_Cbre_v1, whole genome shotgun sequence:
- the LOC134832298 gene encoding protein let-653-like yields MNCAKVIIILFGFICFGAAVPVKEHFNYTSDGVNVEIELALDLNLIVNVNGESVFPPNVTETPPTNITTTTPFPTTSGNWTTPSNTTIPPHWNTTANWNSTTTWSTGNWSSTTPLPTWSTSNGTAPGNITTTTPQTTTNRSAEAEPSFMGRVFRLF; encoded by the exons ATGAATTGTGCCAAAGTG ATCATCATTTTATTCGGTTTTATCTGTTTTGGTGCCGCCGTGCCCGTAAAAGAGCACTTTAACTACACCTCAGATGGCGTCAATGTCGAAATCGAACTCGCTCTTGATCTGAATTTGATCGTCAATGTCAATGGAGAAAGTGTTTTCCCGCCAAATGTGACGGAAACACCTCCAACGAACATCACAACGACAACTCCTTTCCCCACGACGTCAGGAAATTGGACGACACCGAGCAACACAACCATACCACCACATTGGAATACAACCGCAAATTGGAATTCAACTACAACCTGGTCGACAGGAAATTGGTCTTCAACAACGCCTCTTCCAACATGGTCCACGAGCAATGGCACTGCTCCGGGAAATATTACGACAACAACTCCTCAAACGACGACAAATCGATCCGCAGAAGCTGAACCTTCGTTCATGGGACGTGTTTTTagattattctaa